The following coding sequences are from one Microbulbifer sp. TB1203 window:
- a CDS encoding D-Ala-D-Ala carboxypeptidase family metallohydrolase: MDIHERKDEEYVDIHIERRRFIWISVLVLIGLLTLVVLTVNKIRDLAERVVTPEEYRHIPDVYDIQGYPAASEKLFEEFLGRGDNRLRFALLEKFLQFHRVDKVVPPYELLRQGSDWLLVGEPPFAIPPMEQWGTMVDTLRVIQREIIPRIGPVVVLSGWRTPHYNGKAGGANASKHLHFCGVDLVPQHRFTRKQLLPILRDIHKKSGKQWNMGLGIYSGIRFHVDTCGYRRW, from the coding sequence ATGGACATACATGAGAGGAAAGACGAAGAGTACGTCGACATCCATATCGAGCGCCGCCGGTTTATCTGGATCAGTGTACTGGTGCTTATCGGTCTGCTCACACTGGTGGTGCTCACCGTGAACAAAATTCGGGATCTGGCCGAACGCGTCGTCACCCCGGAGGAGTACAGACACATCCCGGATGTCTACGACATCCAGGGCTATCCCGCCGCCTCGGAAAAACTCTTCGAAGAATTCCTGGGCCGCGGCGACAACCGCTTGCGCTTCGCCTTGCTGGAAAAGTTTCTGCAGTTCCACAGGGTGGACAAGGTGGTGCCCCCCTACGAATTGCTGCGCCAGGGCAGCGACTGGCTGCTGGTAGGCGAGCCCCCCTTCGCCATTCCGCCCATGGAACAATGGGGGACCATGGTGGACACCCTGCGCGTGATACAGCGGGAAATCATTCCCCGCATCGGCCCGGTCGTGGTGCTCTCCGGCTGGCGCACCCCCCACTACAACGGCAAGGCCGGCGGCGCCAATGCCAGCAAGCACCTGCATTTCTGCGGCGTGGACCTGGTGCCCCAGCACAGATTCACCCGCAAACAGCTGCTGCCCATACTGCGCGATATCCATAAGAAATCCGGCAAGCAGTGGAACATGGGGCTGGGCATCTACAGCGGCATCCGCTTTCATGTGGACACCTGCGGCTACCGACGCTGGTAA
- a CDS encoding heme ABC transporter ATP-binding protein: MSSLKLLKVSGVSVDVAGKRLVHAAELSVSAGEVVSVIGPNGAGKTTLLRAIANDLQPASGVIELGGRAIAGIDARERARQVAVLTQHNSLEFAFTGLEVVSLARGPHSTGAALDLRICREAMEAMDVGHLAGRLYPTLSGGEQQRLQLARVLAQIWRAEDAGSLGQYRLLLLDEPATSLDIGHQHQLMRAVREFAATGVGVLMTVHDITLAASYSDRLALIKNGHCVAQGEPETVLTDTLVSDVFDTQVLIIPHPESGKPVVVGV; the protein is encoded by the coding sequence GTGAGTTCGCTGAAGTTACTGAAAGTTTCGGGGGTTTCCGTGGATGTGGCGGGCAAGCGCCTGGTGCATGCCGCCGAACTGTCCGTGAGTGCCGGTGAGGTGGTATCGGTTATCGGCCCCAATGGCGCGGGTAAAACCACCTTGCTGCGCGCCATTGCCAATGACCTGCAGCCGGCCAGCGGTGTGATAGAACTCGGCGGCCGGGCCATCGCCGGCATAGACGCGCGCGAGCGCGCGCGACAGGTGGCGGTGCTCACCCAGCACAATTCGCTGGAGTTTGCCTTTACCGGCCTGGAGGTGGTGTCACTGGCGCGGGGCCCGCACAGCACCGGCGCGGCCCTGGATCTGCGCATCTGTCGCGAAGCCATGGAGGCGATGGATGTGGGGCACCTGGCCGGGCGGCTGTATCCAACGCTTTCCGGCGGCGAGCAGCAGCGCCTGCAACTGGCGCGGGTACTGGCGCAAATCTGGCGGGCGGAGGATGCCGGGAGCCTCGGCCAGTACCGCCTGCTGTTGCTGGACGAGCCGGCGACCAGCCTGGATATAGGCCACCAGCACCAGCTGATGCGCGCGGTGCGGGAATTTGCCGCAACCGGGGTGGGAGTCCTGATGACCGTGCACGATATCACCCTCGCCGCCAGCTACAGCGACCGGCTGGCGCTGATAAAAAATGGCCACTGCGTCGCCCAGGGTGAACCGGAAACCGTATTGACGGATACCCTGGTGAGCGATGTGTTCGATACACAGGTACTGATTATCCCGCACCCGGAATCGGGCAAGCCGGTTGTTGTTGGAGTGTGA
- a CDS encoding TonB-dependent receptor domain-containing protein — MKKSILTAAVAAVSSAPVAAQTIDNAQLVQSLETPNLETVVVVSSRREMPLRQVATSVAAMDEAQIEARGFTALADVLRAMPSVSVSNSGGMGKASSLRVRGEAGFRTLVRIDGVDVSDPTGLQASAPIQHILSSNVSRVELLRGPQGMMYGADAGGVLNISTRSTGEDTEVKIATEGGSFGSQRYSASLGGGHETVDYFVSATRADTDGFNTSLGDKELRDDDGYKNTTLHARGGWNISDSLRLEAVARDTEASNEFDRCGFPVKVDDCTGDFDQTNARVSMTHKTGILENQLAYSRTEIARKNFAGGAVSYDTEGEIEKLNLTGRADLSDVHALVYGLEQREDSVGELERDQWALYAEYQGNYADTFYLTAGVRRDDNDDFGHHDSLRLSGAYLIDAVAAGSLKLKTSYGTGFRAPSLFEIDYNRQQRNPDLAALSPEESEGIDVGVEYFGNSGLHLEAVLFDQRVDHEIGFDLVNWTYIQSEGESRSRGVELIADTPLTDTLVLNTNYTYTDAEDAADSPRARMPEHMANIGFTYVPVDALSASLNLRAARGAVDTSGEAQDNYQVLDASLRYTLNPSVTVYLRGENLTDKSYVEVSGFRTAGASGYAGVEVTF; from the coding sequence TTGAAAAAATCCATTCTCACTGCGGCAGTGGCTGCCGTTTCCAGTGCGCCTGTTGCGGCGCAGACGATCGATAATGCCCAGCTCGTGCAAAGCCTGGAAACCCCAAACCTGGAAACCGTCGTGGTGGTCAGCTCCCGCCGGGAGATGCCGTTGCGCCAGGTGGCCACCTCTGTGGCGGCGATGGATGAAGCGCAGATCGAGGCGCGCGGCTTTACCGCCCTGGCGGATGTGCTGCGGGCCATGCCCTCCGTCTCCGTGAGCAACTCCGGTGGCATGGGCAAGGCCAGCTCCCTGCGAGTGCGGGGCGAGGCCGGCTTCCGCACCCTGGTGCGAATTGACGGTGTGGACGTCTCCGATCCCACGGGCCTCCAGGCCAGCGCGCCCATCCAGCATATTCTGAGCAGCAATGTGTCGCGGGTGGAGCTGTTGCGCGGCCCGCAGGGCATGATGTACGGCGCCGATGCCGGAGGTGTGCTCAATATCAGCACCCGCAGCACCGGGGAGGATACGGAAGTCAAGATTGCCACCGAGGGCGGCAGTTTCGGCTCGCAGCGTTACAGCGCCAGCCTTGGCGGTGGCCATGAAACCGTTGATTATTTTGTTTCCGCCACCCGCGCCGACACCGATGGCTTTAATACCAGCCTGGGCGATAAAGAACTGCGTGATGACGACGGTTACAAAAATACCACCCTGCATGCGCGCGGCGGCTGGAACATCAGCGACTCGCTGCGCCTGGAAGCAGTGGCGCGGGATACCGAGGCCTCCAACGAGTTCGATCGCTGCGGCTTCCCCGTGAAGGTGGATGACTGCACCGGCGATTTCGACCAGACCAACGCCCGCGTAAGCATGACCCACAAAACCGGGATACTGGAAAACCAACTGGCCTACTCGCGCACGGAAATTGCCCGCAAAAACTTCGCCGGGGGCGCCGTCTCCTACGATACCGAAGGCGAGATTGAAAAGCTCAACCTCACCGGCCGCGCCGACCTGAGTGATGTGCATGCCCTGGTGTATGGCCTGGAGCAGCGCGAGGACTCGGTAGGAGAACTGGAGCGGGACCAGTGGGCCCTTTACGCCGAATACCAGGGCAACTACGCCGATACTTTTTATCTCACCGCCGGCGTACGCCGGGATGATAACGACGATTTCGGTCATCACGACAGCCTGCGCCTCAGCGGCGCCTACCTGATCGACGCCGTTGCCGCCGGTTCACTCAAATTGAAAACCAGCTATGGCACGGGTTTCCGCGCGCCGAGCCTGTTTGAAATAGACTACAACCGCCAACAGCGGAATCCGGACCTGGCCGCCCTCTCGCCGGAAGAAAGCGAAGGCATCGATGTGGGCGTGGAATATTTTGGTAACAGCGGCCTGCACCTGGAGGCCGTGTTGTTCGATCAGAGAGTTGACCATGAGATCGGTTTTGACCTGGTGAACTGGACCTATATCCAGAGTGAGGGCGAAAGCCGCTCGCGCGGGGTAGAACTGATTGCCGATACGCCCCTGACCGACACCCTGGTACTGAACACCAACTACACCTACACCGATGCCGAGGATGCCGCCGACTCGCCGCGCGCGCGCATGCCCGAGCACATGGCCAACATCGGCTTCACCTATGTACCGGTAGATGCGCTCAGTGCCTCCCTGAACCTGCGCGCTGCGCGGGGTGCCGTGGATACCAGCGGCGAGGCACAGGACAACTACCAGGTACTGGATGCCAGCCTGCGATATACACTGAACCCCTCGGTAACGGTATACCTGCGCGGTGAAAACCTCACTGACAAGTCCTATGTGGAAGTGTCGGGCTTCCGCACCGCCGGTGCTTCCGGTTACGCGGGCGTCGAGGTCACTTTTTAA
- a CDS encoding alpha/beta fold hydrolase — protein sequence MSATQRKQYFMQHEQMDFETQALLGGCYYGAADAGEILSTIERIPSGDFEQWYREWRALAERIQKIAEDCAATGNPVSARRAFLRAAGYFSASAIFIDGTADPSRGVPAWKRHLDCWEQFCAGLSPPAEKVYILYEGASLPGYFFRPDSSGGRRATIIFNNGSDGATSAMWQFGVAAALERGYAALVFDGPGQNAMLWLHGIPFRHDWEKVITPVVDFLEERPDVDPRRIALSGLSQGGYWILRALAFEHRIAAGIADPGVMDVFTPFFRYTPSEMIKLLDTEREKDFNEAMDTGLEEEGADLRQNLLWRMKPYGVQNYYQLYRAVRQYSVRDVIERIQCPMFVADPEDEQFWPGQPEDVYNALTCPKTIAKFTAAEGANWHCEPKARGLYDQRMFDWLSGVMPA from the coding sequence ATGAGTGCAACCCAGCGAAAGCAGTACTTCATGCAGCACGAGCAAATGGACTTCGAAACCCAGGCCCTCCTCGGCGGCTGTTACTATGGCGCGGCGGACGCGGGAGAGATCCTCTCGACAATAGAACGCATTCCGTCCGGCGATTTTGAGCAATGGTATCGGGAGTGGCGTGCGCTCGCGGAGCGGATACAGAAAATTGCGGAAGACTGCGCCGCGACCGGCAACCCGGTGAGTGCGCGGCGGGCCTTTCTCCGTGCCGCCGGCTATTTCTCCGCTTCCGCCATTTTTATCGACGGCACCGCAGATCCGTCCCGAGGCGTACCCGCCTGGAAACGGCACCTGGACTGCTGGGAGCAGTTCTGCGCCGGACTGAGCCCGCCGGCGGAAAAAGTGTACATTCTCTACGAAGGGGCCTCGTTGCCCGGCTATTTCTTCCGCCCCGACAGCAGCGGCGGTCGCAGGGCTACGATTATTTTCAACAACGGCAGCGACGGCGCCACCAGTGCCATGTGGCAATTCGGAGTGGCGGCGGCGCTGGAGCGGGGCTACGCCGCGCTGGTGTTCGACGGCCCCGGCCAGAATGCGATGCTGTGGCTGCACGGCATACCCTTCCGCCACGACTGGGAAAAAGTCATCACGCCGGTGGTGGATTTCCTGGAAGAACGGCCGGACGTGGACCCGAGGCGGATCGCCCTCTCCGGTTTGAGCCAGGGAGGCTATTGGATACTGCGCGCGTTGGCATTCGAACACCGGATCGCCGCAGGTATTGCCGATCCGGGTGTGATGGATGTGTTCACGCCCTTTTTCCGCTATACACCGTCGGAAATGATCAAACTTCTCGACACGGAAAGGGAAAAAGATTTCAACGAGGCCATGGACACCGGACTCGAAGAGGAAGGCGCGGATTTGCGTCAAAACCTCCTCTGGCGAATGAAGCCCTACGGCGTGCAGAATTACTATCAACTGTACAGGGCGGTGCGCCAGTACAGCGTCCGCGACGTGATCGAGCGGATTCAGTGCCCGATGTTTGTCGCCGATCCGGAGGACGAACAGTTCTGGCCCGGGCAGCCTGAGGACGTCTACAACGCACTCACCTGCCCGAAAACCATCGCCAAATTCACCGCCGCGGAAGGCGCCAACTGGCACTGCGAGCCCAAGGCCCGCGGCCTCTACGACCAGCGCATGTTCGACTGGCTCTCGGGGGTGATGCCGGCGTGA
- a CDS encoding AI-2E family transporter, whose protein sequence is MQEKLERRSFLFALLLVTLAFALLLKPFFTPIFWACAITLIFYPVYRRLLRRYPNWRNAMALLTLLLCVVAVVIPVLAVASSFINEGVNLYQKIQSGEIDLSQQLEKMHSAFPGINLLLERIGIDLDQLKERLLSGVMSAGGFLAKNALALGQNTLNFFIMLGLMLYLTFFLLRDGDKLVALLIRALPLGDEREHLLLAKFAEVTRATIKGNLVVAVTQGTLGGLIFWILGLPAPLLWGVVMTLLSLLPAVGAALIWFPAALYLYATGEPVKATVLIVYGITVVGLVDNVLRPILVGRDTKLPDYIVLFSTVGGLMMFGISGFAIGPLLAALFMAFWEIFIREFVSPSDSTPSSTGPEQSDVPDQ, encoded by the coding sequence GTGCAGGAAAAGCTGGAACGGCGCTCGTTTTTATTTGCCTTGCTGCTGGTCACCCTGGCCTTCGCGCTGCTGCTCAAGCCATTCTTCACTCCGATATTCTGGGCCTGCGCCATCACCCTGATTTTTTATCCAGTCTACCGCCGACTGCTGAGGCGTTATCCAAACTGGCGCAATGCGATGGCGCTGCTCACCCTGTTGCTGTGCGTCGTAGCGGTGGTGATCCCGGTGCTGGCGGTGGCCAGCTCCTTTATCAACGAAGGGGTCAATCTGTACCAGAAAATTCAGAGTGGGGAGATAGACCTGTCCCAGCAACTGGAGAAGATGCACAGCGCCTTTCCCGGCATCAACCTCCTGCTGGAGCGGATCGGCATAGACCTGGACCAGTTGAAAGAGCGCCTGCTGAGCGGGGTGATGAGCGCCGGCGGGTTCCTGGCCAAAAACGCCCTCGCCCTGGGGCAGAACACCCTCAACTTTTTCATAATGCTGGGGCTGATGCTCTACCTCACTTTTTTCCTGCTCCGCGACGGCGACAAGCTGGTGGCCCTGCTGATCCGCGCCCTGCCCCTGGGGGATGAACGCGAACATCTGCTGCTGGCCAAGTTCGCCGAGGTCACCCGCGCCACCATCAAAGGCAACCTGGTGGTCGCAGTCACCCAGGGCACCCTGGGCGGACTGATCTTCTGGATCCTGGGGCTGCCGGCACCGCTGTTGTGGGGCGTAGTCATGACCCTGCTGTCGCTGCTGCCGGCAGTGGGCGCGGCGCTGATCTGGTTTCCCGCCGCCCTCTACCTCTATGCCACCGGCGAGCCGGTCAAGGCCACGGTGCTGATCGTCTACGGCATCACGGTGGTCGGGCTGGTGGACAATGTGCTGCGCCCCATCCTGGTCGGCCGCGACACCAAACTGCCGGACTATATCGTGCTCTTCTCCACCGTGGGCGGGCTGATGATGTTCGGCATCAGCGGCTTCGCCATAGGGCCGCTGCTGGCAGCGCTGTTTATGGCATTCTGGGAAATCTTTATCCGCGAATTCGTCAGCCCCTCCGACAGCACCCCATCGAGCACCGGTCCAGAACAAAGCGACGTTCCGGACCAGTAG
- a CDS encoding D-Ala-D-Ala carboxypeptidase family metallohydrolase, producing MPLPINPITPLLSRFRRLSRGEKTNWGVLFALMALLLFVLVALWLYVHLKSLERPYYELKGYRVADQRSLRAFLRREENRTQLAQLADFLKRAGVGDVTPAANLLRQGPDWLDIEEPPFALPPQDQWRNMVATLAMVRDRVQPAVGPVEIVSAYRSDSYNHKAGGANGRAHRSFCALDLVPQSNISRKELVEELRSLHARLDPESNFGLGVYSDVRFHVDTCGYRSW from the coding sequence ATGCCACTACCAATCAACCCTATAACGCCGCTGCTCTCCCGCTTCCGCCGGCTGTCCCGGGGGGAGAAGACCAACTGGGGAGTACTGTTTGCGCTTATGGCGCTGCTGCTGTTTGTGCTCGTGGCCCTGTGGCTGTACGTCCACCTGAAATCCCTGGAAAGACCCTATTACGAACTCAAAGGCTACCGCGTGGCCGACCAGCGCAGCCTCAGGGCCTTCCTGCGCCGGGAGGAAAACCGCACGCAGCTGGCCCAGCTCGCGGACTTCCTCAAGCGCGCTGGAGTGGGCGACGTGACCCCGGCGGCAAACCTGCTGCGCCAGGGCCCCGACTGGCTGGATATCGAGGAACCGCCGTTTGCCCTTCCACCCCAGGACCAGTGGCGCAATATGGTTGCCACCCTGGCCATGGTACGCGACCGGGTGCAGCCGGCTGTGGGCCCGGTGGAGATCGTCTCCGCCTATCGCAGCGACAGCTACAACCACAAGGCCGGCGGTGCCAACGGGCGGGCACACCGAAGCTTTTGCGCCCTGGACCTGGTGCCCCAATCCAATATCAGCCGCAAGGAACTGGTAGAGGAGCTGCGCAGCCTGCACGCGCGCCTGGACCCCGAAAGTAATTTCGGCCTGGGAGTCTACAGCGATGTGCGCTTCCACGTGGACACCTGCGGCTACCGGAGCTGGTGA
- a CDS encoding alpha/beta hydrolase, whose amino-acid sequence MIDSSPLYAIPGTMCDQQLWQFLGPQLEQPLVHIPIPNADSVPGLVRALLAQLPDTPVDLLGFSLGGYLAAALVVAAPDRFARVMVCANSSCALPADEVKQRRQLLAWVQRQGYGGLSDRKIAQMVAPANLANHTITGCMKAMDQRMGQAVLVSQLSATSDRRDLYMPLAALGAKVTYCYGELDRLVNRDWMAAIGRHAPVCELPGAGHMLPLEAPALLAREINHWRTASIAPQT is encoded by the coding sequence ATGATCGACTCATCGCCCCTCTACGCCATTCCCGGCACCATGTGCGACCAGCAGCTGTGGCAGTTTCTGGGTCCGCAGTTGGAGCAGCCGCTCGTTCACATCCCGATTCCCAATGCGGACTCGGTGCCCGGCCTGGTGCGGGCGCTGTTGGCACAATTGCCCGACACGCCGGTGGATCTGCTGGGTTTTTCCCTGGGCGGTTATCTTGCCGCGGCCCTGGTAGTGGCGGCGCCGGACCGCTTCGCGCGGGTCATGGTCTGCGCCAACAGTTCCTGCGCCCTGCCCGCCGATGAAGTGAAGCAACGGCGCCAACTTTTGGCCTGGGTTCAACGTCAGGGGTACGGCGGCCTGAGCGACCGCAAGATCGCCCAGATGGTGGCGCCGGCCAATCTGGCCAATCACACCATCACCGGCTGCATGAAGGCCATGGACCAGCGTATGGGACAGGCCGTCCTGGTGTCCCAGTTGTCGGCCACCAGCGATCGGCGGGACCTGTACATGCCGCTGGCGGCGCTGGGCGCAAAGGTGACTTACTGCTACGGCGAGCTGGACCGGCTGGTGAACCGCGACTGGATGGCCGCCATCGGCCGCCACGCCCCCGTATGCGAGCTGCCCGGAGCGGGCCATATGTTGCCGCTGGAGGCCCCGGCGCTGCTGGCACGGGAAATCAATCACTGGCGGACCGCGTCCATCGCCCCCCAGACCTGA
- a CDS encoding iron ABC transporter permease has protein sequence MNLAANRIQRRLWTSIVLMTLLATSLVVAIALGSVALPFADVLRALAGGELQGFGGDIVRAIRLPRALLAASVGAVLAVCGAYLQGMFRNPLADPSLIGVTAGASVGASAAIMFGGAMLGAVSLGAFAGGLVAVWLVYRVATGVQGTSVATMLLMGIAVTAMAASLTGLMDYFADSANLRRMSLWRMGGLDGATGARALLVLATLAVLLLSMKSTVRGLNTLLLGESQARHLGVDVERLKSHLIVLVALGVGVSVAVAGSIAFVGLVVPHMIRLCVGPDHRMLVPLSALGGASLLLLADTLARTVVAPTELPVGLVTALIGAPFFVFLLVRHRELIR, from the coding sequence ATGAACCTTGCCGCCAACCGCATACAGCGCCGCCTGTGGACGTCCATCGTGCTGATGACATTGCTGGCCACAAGCCTGGTGGTCGCCATAGCCCTGGGCTCGGTGGCTCTGCCCTTTGCCGACGTATTGCGAGCCCTGGCCGGCGGTGAACTGCAGGGATTTGGCGGCGATATCGTGCGAGCCATTCGCCTGCCGCGGGCGTTGTTGGCGGCTTCCGTGGGCGCCGTGCTGGCGGTGTGTGGCGCTTACCTGCAGGGTATGTTTCGCAATCCACTGGCGGACCCCTCGCTGATCGGTGTAACCGCCGGTGCCTCCGTGGGTGCCAGTGCGGCGATAATGTTCGGCGGCGCTATGCTGGGTGCAGTATCCCTGGGTGCCTTTGCCGGCGGCCTGGTTGCCGTGTGGCTGGTGTACCGGGTTGCCACGGGCGTACAGGGCACCTCGGTGGCCACCATGCTGCTGATGGGCATCGCCGTTACGGCGATGGCCGCCAGCCTGACCGGATTGATGGATTACTTCGCCGATAGCGCCAACCTGCGGCGCATGAGCCTGTGGCGCATGGGTGGGCTGGATGGTGCCACCGGTGCGCGGGCTCTGCTGGTGCTGGCGACACTGGCTGTGCTTTTGCTCAGTATGAAATCCACGGTGCGCGGGCTGAATACCCTGCTGCTGGGCGAATCCCAGGCGCGGCACCTGGGGGTGGATGTGGAGCGGTTGAAATCCCACTTGATCGTGCTGGTGGCACTGGGGGTGGGCGTATCCGTCGCGGTAGCGGGGAGTATTGCCTTCGTCGGGCTGGTGGTGCCCCATATGATTCGCCTGTGCGTGGGGCCGGATCACCGCATGCTGGTGCCGCTGTCGGCGCTGGGTGGCGCCAGCCTGTTGTTGCTGGCCGATACCCTTGCCCGCACGGTGGTAGCGCCCACCGAACTGCCGGTGGGGCTGGTGACAGCCCTGATTGGCGCGCCCTTTTTTGTCTTTCTGCTGGTTCGCCACCGGGAGCTGATCCGGTGA
- a CDS encoding cobyric acid synthase, with amino-acid sequence MNCLMVQGTTSDAGKSTLVAGLARLLKKRGVKVAPFKPQNMALNSAVTVDGGEIGRSQALQAQACGLDSHTDMNPVLLKPASDTGAQVIIHGRAMGNMQALDYHAYKATAKNAVLASFDRLRQQYDCILVEGAGSPAEINLRENDIANMGFAEAVDCPVILVADIDRGGVFAHLVGTLELLSPSERARVKGFVINRFRGDLSLLQPGLDWLEQKTGKPVLGVLPYLTDFFLDAEDAIHNAQRQGGAQRLKVIVPVLPRISNHTDFDPLRLHPQVDFQYLSAADELPPCDLVILPGSKNVRADLQHLLANGWRHKLDRHLRYGGKILGICGGLQMLGEFIDDPNGMEGTPGHITGLGYLNYSTELLEEKKLHNRHGRLTLNNLSVPFTGYEIHCGVTNGPAMASGVFKVHGEEGETTDGSLSEDGNILATYMHGLFDHPEALEQLLLWAGFASQSPAQFDLNAHREAQLERLAEVFEQHLDESWLASLAAQ; translated from the coding sequence ATGAACTGCCTGATGGTACAGGGCACAACCTCGGATGCCGGTAAAAGTACACTGGTGGCTGGGTTGGCGCGGCTGCTGAAAAAACGCGGTGTCAAGGTCGCCCCCTTCAAACCCCAGAACATGGCACTCAACAGTGCCGTGACCGTCGATGGCGGCGAGATAGGCCGCTCCCAGGCCCTGCAGGCACAGGCCTGCGGCCTCGATTCGCATACCGATATGAACCCGGTACTGCTAAAGCCCGCTTCCGATACCGGCGCCCAGGTGATTATTCACGGCAGAGCCATGGGCAATATGCAGGCGCTGGATTATCACGCCTACAAGGCCACAGCGAAAAACGCAGTGCTGGCATCCTTCGATCGCCTTCGCCAGCAGTACGATTGCATACTGGTGGAAGGCGCGGGCAGCCCCGCCGAAATCAACCTGCGCGAAAACGATATCGCCAATATGGGTTTTGCCGAGGCGGTGGACTGCCCGGTCATACTAGTAGCCGATATCGACCGGGGCGGCGTCTTCGCCCACCTGGTAGGCACACTGGAACTGCTGTCACCCAGCGAACGGGCGCGGGTGAAAGGCTTCGTCATCAACCGCTTTCGCGGAGATCTCTCACTCCTGCAGCCGGGATTGGACTGGCTGGAACAAAAAACCGGCAAACCGGTACTGGGCGTGCTGCCCTACCTCACCGATTTCTTCCTGGACGCGGAAGATGCCATTCACAACGCCCAGCGGCAGGGCGGGGCACAGCGGCTAAAGGTTATCGTGCCGGTATTGCCGCGCATCAGCAACCACACGGATTTCGACCCGTTGAGGCTGCACCCGCAAGTGGATTTCCAGTATCTGTCCGCGGCGGATGAACTGCCGCCCTGTGATCTGGTGATACTGCCCGGCAGCAAGAACGTGCGCGCGGATTTACAGCACCTGCTCGCCAACGGCTGGCGGCACAAGCTCGACCGACACCTGCGCTACGGCGGCAAAATCCTGGGTATCTGTGGCGGCCTGCAGATGCTGGGTGAGTTTATTGACGATCCCAATGGCATGGAAGGTACTCCCGGGCACATCACCGGTCTGGGCTATCTGAATTATTCCACCGAACTCCTGGAAGAAAAAAAACTCCACAATCGGCACGGGCGACTCACCCTAAATAATCTCAGCGTGCCCTTCACCGGTTACGAAATTCATTGCGGCGTAACCAATGGCCCCGCCATGGCCTCGGGTGTTTTCAAAGTGCATGGAGAAGAGGGGGAAACCACTGATGGTTCCCTGAGCGAAGACGGCAATATTCTCGCCACCTATATGCACGGTCTCTTCGATCACCCCGAGGCACTGGAACAGTTGTTGCTCTGGGCCGGCTTTGCATCCCAATCCCCGGCACAGTTCGACCTGAACGCCCACCGCGAGGCGCAGCTGGAACGCCTGGCGGAAGTGTTCGAACAGCATTTGGATGAAAGCTGGCTCGCCAGCCTGGCCGCCCAATGA
- the cobO gene encoding cob(I)yrinic acid a,c-diamide adenosyltransferase translates to MRAPIEATMSEQDKKKNERHKAAMEKQKAKVDAGIAAANIERGVAVLLTGNGKGKSSSAFGMVMRALGYGQKVGVVQFIKGAQLSGEELYLKNHCPQVYLYQMGTGFTWNTQDRSGDIREAEKTWAEAERLLADDSVDLVVLDELTYMIAYKYLDETRVLQAIAGRPGEQSVVITGRGGGSALQELVDTVSEIKDIKHAYKAGVKARKGVDY, encoded by the coding sequence ATGCGGGCGCCCATCGAGGCGACTATGAGCGAGCAGGACAAAAAAAAGAACGAGCGCCACAAGGCGGCGATGGAAAAGCAGAAAGCCAAGGTGGATGCCGGCATCGCCGCCGCGAATATCGAACGGGGCGTGGCCGTTTTGCTCACCGGTAACGGCAAGGGAAAATCCAGCTCTGCTTTCGGTATGGTGATGCGCGCCCTGGGCTACGGCCAGAAGGTGGGCGTGGTGCAGTTTATCAAGGGCGCGCAGCTCTCCGGTGAGGAGCTTTACCTTAAGAACCACTGCCCGCAAGTGTATCTCTATCAAATGGGCACCGGCTTTACCTGGAATACCCAGGACCGCAGCGGCGATATCCGCGAGGCGGAAAAAACCTGGGCCGAGGCGGAAAGACTGCTCGCCGACGACAGCGTCGACCTGGTAGTGCTGGATGAATTGACTTATATGATCGCCTACAAGTATCTGGATGAAACCCGGGTACTGCAAGCCATTGCCGGCCGCCCCGGCGAGCAGAGCGTGGTGATCACCGGCCGCGGTGGCGGCAGCGCGCTGCAGGAACTGGTCGATACCGTCTCGGAGATCAAGGATATAAAGCACGCCTATAAAGCCGGCGTCAAAGCCAGAAAGGGCGTAGATTATTAA